A DNA window from Carassius auratus strain Wakin unplaced genomic scaffold, ASM336829v1 scaf_tig00034891, whole genome shotgun sequence contains the following coding sequences:
- the LOC113081667 gene encoding neurexin-2-like produces MQSGCWSSLWPLWPLLLAGLFLSAGALEFGGAPGQWARYARWEAGSIGELSFSLKTNVSKALVLYLDDGGNCDFLELIIGGGHLQLRFAIHCAEPAALQMETRVNDDRWHMVLLTRNYRETMLMVDGETKVAEVRSKRKEMAVVSDLFVGGIPPDVRLSALTSSTVKYEPPFMGLISNLKVGEMPPTLLNSNGIHNDLEYLCVKQNPCLNGGYCSVQFGEVHCDCSHTRFRGKYCKEEEYAVEGKRLINNS; encoded by the coding sequence ATGCAGTCCGGGTGCTGGTCCTCTCTCTGGCCCCTGTGGCCCTTGCTGTTGGCCGGACTCTTTCTGTCGGCTGGGGCCCTGGAGTTTGGCGGAGCCCCGGGGCAGTGGGCTCGCTACGCCCGCTGGGAGGCCGGTTCCATCGGGGAGCTCAGCTTTAGCCTGAAGACCAACGTGAGCAAGGCACTGGTTCTGTACCTGGACGACGGTGGGAACTGTGACTTTCTGGAGCTGATCATCGGCGGCGGACACCTGCAGCTGCGCTTCGCCATCCACTGTGCCGAGCCGGCCGCCCTCCAGATGGAGACCCGTGTCAACGATGACCGCTGGCACATGGTGCTGCTCACTCGCAACTACCGCGAGACCATGCTGATGGTGGACGGGGAGACCAAAGTGGCGGAGGTGCGTTCCAAGCGCAAGGAGATGGCGGTCGTCAGCGACCTGTTCGTGGGGGGCATCCCACCGGATGTGCGTCTCTCCGCGCTCACGTCCAGCACGGTCAAGTACGAGCCTCCGTTCATGGGTTTGATCTCCAATCTGAAGGTGGGCGAGATGCCTCCCACTCTTCTCAACAGCAACGGCATTCATAACGATCTGGAGTATCTGTGCGTCAAGCAGAACCCCTGCCTCAACGGAGGATACTGCAGCGTCCAGTTCGGCGAGGTCCACTGCGACTGCTCCCACACACGCTTCCGAGGGAAATACTGCAAAGAAG